Proteins from a single region of Pseudopedobacter saltans DSM 12145:
- a CDS encoding HdeD family acid-resistance protein, with translation MKDSILKTINSAIKHWFIPLIVGILFLILSFYVWVQPIGSYIALAVIFSISFLLSGIAEIIFSLSNKSEMDNWAWTLAFGIINVLIGILLMANPALSMVTLALYVGFIIVFRSISGISASIELKNYGVGNWGWMMFWSILGLIFGFILLWNPLFAGLTLVAWTALGFLAMGIFSISFALKLKSLKNLKNDLSSRSE, from the coding sequence ATGAAAGATTCTATCCTTAAAACTATTAACAGCGCGATAAAACATTGGTTTATACCATTAATCGTAGGGATTCTGTTTTTAATATTAAGCTTTTATGTATGGGTGCAACCAATAGGCTCCTATATCGCGTTAGCTGTAATTTTTAGTATTTCGTTTTTGCTTAGCGGAATAGCTGAAATTATTTTCTCTCTTTCAAATAAATCAGAAATGGATAACTGGGCCTGGACATTGGCATTTGGTATTATAAACGTATTAATAGGTATTCTATTAATGGCTAATCCAGCTTTGAGTATGGTTACTCTGGCACTTTATGTTGGATTCATCATCGTTTTTCGTTCAATATCAGGAATAAGCGCTTCCATAGAACTGAAAAACTACGGAGTAGGTAATTGGGGCTGGATGATGTTTTGGAGCATTCTGGGACTTATTTTTGGCTTTATACTATTATGGAATCCCTTATTTGCAGGTCTTACTTTAGTAGCCTGGACAGCTTTAGGCTTTCTGGCAATGGGAATTTTTAGTATATCTTTCGCTCTGAAACTAAAAAGCCTGAAAAATTTAAAAAATGACTTGTCTTCCCGCTCAGAATAG
- the frr gene encoding ribosome recycling factor yields MNEFIKLELEEAKATMQKAITHTDNELMKIRAGKASPSMLDGVLVEYYGSPTPLAQVANINTPDARTIVVQPWEKSMIGPIEKGILNSNCGLNPQNDGSVVRLNVPPLTEERRKQLVKQAKEEAEAGKISIRNIRKNTNESIKKLKSEGVSEDEIKAGEAEVQKITDGFIAKIDVMIEGKEKDIMTV; encoded by the coding sequence ATGAACGAATTCATTAAGTTAGAATTAGAGGAAGCTAAAGCGACAATGCAAAAAGCTATTACTCATACAGATAACGAACTTATGAAAATTAGAGCAGGGAAAGCGTCACCTTCAATGCTGGATGGTGTCCTTGTAGAATATTATGGTTCTCCCACTCCTCTTGCTCAAGTTGCCAACATCAATACGCCTGACGCGAGAACAATTGTTGTTCAGCCTTGGGAAAAATCAATGATTGGCCCTATAGAAAAAGGTATTCTTAATTCTAATTGTGGTTTAAACCCACAAAACGATGGTTCTGTAGTTAGGCTTAATGTACCTCCTTTAACGGAAGAAAGAAGAAAACAGCTGGTAAAACAAGCGAAGGAAGAAGCGGAAGCAGGTAAAATAAGTATCAGAAATATCAGAAAAAACACTAACGAAAGTATTAAAAAATTAAAAAGCGAAGGTGTTTCCGAGGATGAAATTAAAGCAGGCGAAGCAGAGGTTCAGAAGATTACAGATGGATTTATTGCAAAAATAGATGTGATGATTGAAGGTAAAGAAAAAGACATCATGACGGTATAG
- the pyrH gene encoding UMP kinase codes for MKYKRILLKLSGESLMGSQQYGIDNARVLQYAEEIKAVKEKGIEVAVVIGGGNIFRGLSAEKSGMDRAQADYMGMLATVINSMALQNALETIGVYTRLQSAIKMEQICEPYVRRRAIRHLEKGRVVIFGAGTGNPYFTTDSAAALRAIEIKADVVLKGTRVDGIYTADPEKDPSATKFDSLSFQEVYAKDLNVMDMTAFTLCDENNLPIIVFDMDKGGNLMKLIEGENIGTLVK; via the coding sequence ATGAAGTACAAAAGAATTCTACTGAAACTAAGTGGCGAATCTTTAATGGGTTCGCAACAATATGGTATAGACAATGCCCGCGTTTTACAATACGCAGAAGAGATAAAAGCCGTTAAAGAGAAAGGAATTGAAGTTGCTGTTGTAATTGGCGGAGGAAATATTTTTCGTGGCTTAAGTGCTGAAAAATCTGGTATGGATAGAGCGCAGGCCGATTATATGGGAATGCTTGCTACTGTAATCAATTCAATGGCGCTTCAAAATGCACTGGAGACGATTGGTGTTTACACCAGATTACAGTCTGCTATCAAAATGGAACAAATCTGTGAGCCTTATGTGAGAAGAAGGGCTATCAGACATTTAGAAAAAGGCAGAGTAGTTATTTTCGGAGCTGGCACTGGTAATCCATATTTCACAACAGATTCTGCAGCAGCATTAAGAGCGATAGAAATTAAAGCCGATGTTGTACTGAAAGGGACAAGAGTAGACGGGATTTATACTGCCGATCCGGAGAAAGATCCTTCTGCAACAAAATTTGATTCTCTAAGCTTTCAGGAGGTTTACGCTAAAGATTTAAATGTCATGGATATGACGGCCTTCACACTTTGTGATGAAAACAACCTTCCAATAATCGTTTTCGATATGGACAAAGGTGGTAATCTGATGAAACTTATTGAAGGCGAAAATATTGGTACATTAGTAAAATAA
- the tsf gene encoding translation elongation factor Ts, giving the protein MSVQISASDVNKLRQQTGAGMMDCKKALVEANGDFEAAIDYLRKKGAKVAASRQDRESNEGVVIAKTTADGKRGVVVEVNCETDFVAKNADFIAFANSIADKAIENNPSSLEDLLALELNGNKIADLIIDQTGKIGEKIGVSKFETIEAEQVVPYIHGNYRLGVLVGLSAVVNGGEDAGKDVAMQIAAMNPVALDKGDVDSKTIERELEIAKEQIRAEGKPEEMVEKIAAGKLNKFYKENTLLNQEFVKDSSKDIKAFLNSVSNGLTVTAFKRVALGA; this is encoded by the coding sequence ATGTCTGTACAAATTTCAGCATCTGATGTAAATAAATTACGCCAACAAACTGGCGCTGGTATGATGGATTGCAAAAAAGCTTTAGTTGAAGCTAACGGCGACTTCGAAGCTGCAATCGATTATTTACGTAAAAAAGGAGCTAAAGTTGCTGCTAGCCGTCAGGATAGAGAGTCTAACGAAGGTGTTGTTATCGCCAAAACTACTGCTGATGGCAAGAGAGGTGTTGTTGTGGAAGTAAACTGCGAGACTGACTTCGTAGCGAAAAATGCTGACTTTATCGCTTTTGCAAACTCTATTGCTGACAAAGCTATCGAAAACAATCCTTCTTCTTTAGAAGATTTATTGGCTTTAGAATTGAACGGAAACAAAATTGCTGATTTAATTATTGACCAAACTGGTAAAATTGGCGAAAAAATTGGTGTTTCTAAGTTCGAAACTATCGAGGCTGAGCAAGTTGTTCCTTACATCCACGGTAACTACCGTTTAGGTGTATTGGTGGGCTTAAGCGCAGTTGTTAATGGTGGTGAAGACGCAGGTAAAGATGTTGCTATGCAAATTGCAGCTATGAACCCTGTTGCTTTGGATAAAGGTGACGTTGATTCTAAAACTATCGAAAGAGAGTTGGAGATTGCGAAAGAACAAATCAGAGCAGAAGGTAAACCAGAAGAAATGGTAGAGAAAATTGCTGCTGGTAAATTAAACAAATTCTATAAAGAAAACACTTTATTGAACCAGGAGTTCGTTAAAGATTCTTCTAAAGATATCAAAGCATTCTTAAACAGTGTATCTAACGGTTTAACTGTTACTGCATTCAAAAGAGTTGCTTTAGGTGCTTAG
- the rpsB gene encoding 30S ribosomal protein S2, translated as MARTTYQDLLDAGVHFGHLTRKWNPKMAQYIFMERNGIHIIDLNKTLVKVEEAAAAIKQIVKSGRKVLFVSTKKQAKDIVAEKAKSVNMPFVTERWLGGMLTNFTTVRKSIKKMTNIDKMTKDGTFDVLSKKEKLMIQRERIKLENLLGGIADLNRLPAALFIIDVKKEHIAVSEAMKLNIPTFAMVDTNSDPSNIDFPIPANDDATKSISLITGIIIKAIEEGLEERKQEKDAEADKEAAAAKAKVDAPEAKEESAKRSKKVAEETQGE; from the coding sequence ATGGCAAGAACAACTTATCAAGACTTATTGGATGCAGGTGTACACTTCGGTCACCTTACCAGAAAGTGGAATCCTAAAATGGCGCAATACATTTTCATGGAGCGCAATGGGATCCATATTATCGACTTAAACAAAACTTTAGTTAAAGTTGAAGAAGCTGCAGCAGCTATCAAACAAATTGTTAAATCTGGACGTAAAGTTTTATTTGTTTCTACAAAAAAACAAGCTAAAGATATCGTTGCAGAGAAAGCAAAATCAGTAAACATGCCTTTCGTAACTGAAAGATGGTTAGGTGGTATGTTAACTAACTTCACTACTGTTAGAAAATCTATCAAAAAGATGACTAACATCGATAAAATGACTAAAGACGGTACTTTTGACGTTTTATCTAAAAAAGAGAAGTTAATGATTCAACGTGAGCGTATTAAATTAGAAAACCTTTTAGGTGGTATTGCTGATTTAAACCGTTTACCAGCTGCTTTATTCATTATCGACGTTAAGAAAGAGCACATTGCTGTTAGTGAGGCTATGAAATTAAATATCCCTACTTTCGCAATGGTAGATACAAACTCTGATCCTTCTAACATCGATTTCCCTATTCCAGCGAATGACGATGCTACAAAATCAATCTCTTTGATTACTGGTATCATTATTAAAGCTATTGAAGAAGGTTTAGAAGAGCGTAAACAAGAGAAAGATGCTGAAGCAGACAAAGAAGCAGCAGCAGCTAAAGCTAAAGTAGACGCTCCTGAAGCAAAAGAGGAATCTGCAAAAAGATCTAAAAAAGTTGCAGAAGAAACTCAAGGCGAATAA